A section of the Candidatus Goldiibacteriota bacterium genome encodes:
- a CDS encoding trypsin-like peptidase domain-containing protein has protein sequence MIKKICILFLVLALPVICFGSIKQQILLGQASVVTVINYDKNGREAAKGTGFYINGKAHIVTNLHVVKDAESVGIKTKDGKTFKLSKVVNSDEDYDLFIFTVAGINSTGKYLSLQPAKHDVGDSVMVIGNPMGLEQTVSTGIISGIREDDKEYKEDFVYQITAPISPGSSGSPVMNEKGGVIGVATMQYKKGQNLNFVMPSDKLMPMIKKNAGMDFKAWKEKGYCFEPVTYRAAINFAYRLIDKDEYQNALKKALSLIKKYPKKSEAYRLAANALYELEKETDAEKYMKAAVKLNPKKEYMHNALGVLYKKMEYYDLAAKEFYEEIKVAPQNDAAYYNLASVYLINNMQEDALKILDKGIKIAKNPSDLYLKNASILSDGGNRDLAIEKIKKAVEFDPYNADAQYILGVLALENGDKAGAYEIKRILEEMESPLAKKLGEKINQ, from the coding sequence ATGATTAAAAAAATCTGTATTTTGTTTCTGGTTCTGGCATTGCCGGTAATATGTTTTGGTTCAATAAAACAGCAGATATTGTTGGGGCAGGCAAGCGTGGTTACGGTTATTAATTATGATAAAAACGGAAGGGAAGCCGCGAAAGGCACCGGTTTTTATATAAACGGCAAAGCGCATATTGTAACAAATCTTCATGTTGTTAAAGACGCGGAATCCGTGGGTATTAAGACCAAAGACGGCAAGACTTTCAAACTGTCTAAAGTGGTTAATTCAGATGAAGATTATGATTTATTTATTTTTACTGTTGCCGGTATAAATTCAACCGGAAAATATCTTTCCCTGCAGCCGGCTAAGCATGATGTAGGCGATTCGGTAATGGTTATAGGTAATCCGATGGGGCTGGAACAGACGGTGTCTACAGGGATAATATCCGGCATAAGGGAAGATGATAAAGAGTATAAAGAGGATTTTGTATATCAGATTACCGCTCCTATTTCCCCCGGTTCTTCCGGAAGCCCGGTTATGAATGAAAAAGGCGGTGTTATCGGCGTGGCAACAATGCAGTATAAAAAAGGGCAGAATCTGAATTTTGTGATGCCTTCGGATAAGCTTATGCCGATGATAAAGAAGAACGCGGGAATGGATTTTAAAGCATGGAAAGAAAAGGGATATTGTTTTGAACCTGTGACATACAGGGCGGCTATAAATTTTGCATACAGGCTGATAGATAAAGATGAATATCAAAATGCCCTGAAAAAAGCACTTTCGTTAATTAAAAAATATCCAAAGAAAAGCGAAGCTTACAGGCTTGCCGCAAACGCGCTTTATGAGCTTGAAAAAGAGACAGATGCCGAAAAATACATGAAGGCCGCGGTAAAACTTAACCCCAAAAAAGAATATATGCATAACGCGCTTGGCGTTCTGTACAAAAAAATGGAGTATTATGACCTTGCGGCAAAAGAGTTTTATGAGGAAATAAAAGTGGCTCCGCAGAATGATGCCGCCTATTATAATCTTGCTTCCGTATATCTTATAAATAATATGCAGGAAGACGCGCTGAAGATACTGGATAAAGGGATTAAAATAGCTAAAAATCCATCGGATCTTTACCTGAAAAACGCTTCAATTTTATCAGACGGCGGGAACAGGGATTTGGCTATTGAAAAAATAAAAAAAGCTGTTGAATTTGACCCTTACAACGCGGACGCTCAGTATATTCTTGGCGTTTTAGCCCTTGAAAACGGAGATAAAGCGGGAGCTTATGAAATAAAGCGCATTCTGGAAGAAATGGAATCGCCGCTTGCAAAAAAACTTGGAGAAAAAATAAACCAATGA
- a CDS encoding zinc ribbon domain-containing protein: MYCRHCGKQVEEDSKFCRLCGGSLAALPEAVKPERNITARKQDDENPIGEEPFIEITPEEYRHITLSPEARKREEKLKREREEKDKLNRMLRSAVIRELLKEGPGDKWEKTEKKQKVKKQDSAPVDPRINVYKQAMDLKKDGPKKPKY; this comes from the coding sequence ATGTACTGCAGGCATTGCGGGAAACAGGTGGAAGAGGATTCAAAGTTCTGCAGATTATGCGGGGGTTCGCTTGCCGCGTTACCGGAAGCGGTTAAACCGGAACGGAATATTACTGCGAGAAAACAGGATGATGAAAACCCTATAGGAGAAGAGCCGTTTATTGAAATAACTCCGGAAGAATACAGGCATATAACATTATCGCCCGAGGCGCGTAAAAGGGAAGAAAAATTAAAGCGCGAAAGGGAAGAAAAAGACAAACTTAACAGGATGCTGCGTTCCGCTGTTATAAGGGAGCTTCTTAAAGAAGGACCGGGGGATAAATGGGAAAAAACGGAAAAAAAACAAAAGGTAAAAAAGCAGGACTCCGCTCCTGTTGACCCAAGGATAAATGTCTATAAACAGGCCATGGACCTTAAAAAGGACGGGCCGAAAAAACCTAAATATTAA